A region of Reichenbachiella carrageenanivorans DNA encodes the following proteins:
- a CDS encoding MarR family winged helix-turn-helix transcriptional regulator, with product MRKEETVDYHIKVVWHAISRMYNQGGSMKGITASSGFVLLNIDQDEGTPATKIAPLLGMESRSLTRMLKNMEETGLIYRERDTEDKRSVRIYLTEAGKKQREFSRKAVIFFNDKVRESVSPKKLEAFFEVMTAIDNVIEENKNLDQKIQLIENE from the coding sequence ATGCGTAAAGAAGAAACGGTCGATTATCACATCAAAGTAGTGTGGCACGCGATATCTAGAATGTATAACCAAGGCGGATCGATGAAGGGTATTACGGCTTCATCAGGATTTGTATTGTTGAATATCGATCAAGACGAAGGTACACCTGCTACTAAAATTGCACCCTTGTTAGGTATGGAATCTCGTAGTCTCACCCGAATGTTGAAAAACATGGAAGAAACAGGGCTTATCTACAGAGAGAGAGATACCGAAGACAAACGATCGGTTAGAATCTACCTTACTGAAGCAGGTAAAAAACAAAGAGAATTTTCTCGAAAAGCAGTCATATTTTTCAATGATAAAGTAAGAGAATCAGTCTCCCCAAAAAAATTGGAGGCCTTCTTCGAAGTAATGACTGCTATCGACAACGTGATAGAAGAAAACAAAAATCTTGACCAAAAAATACAGTTAATCGAAAATGAATAG
- a CDS encoding 3-hydroxyacyl-CoA dehydrogenase/enoyl-CoA hydratase family protein, whose protein sequence is MNRAIKKVAILGSGIMGSRIACHFANIGVQVLLLDIVPRELDEAEQAKGLTLEDKVVRNRIVNTAFQNTLTAKPAALYDKKSASLVTLGNFDDDMSKISEYDWIMEVVVEKLEIKKLVFEQVEKYRKQGTLITSNTSGIPIHFMAEGRSEDFRKHFCGTHFFNPPRYLRLLEIIPTKETDQEVIDFLMNYGDLFLGKETVLCKDTPAFIANRIGIYAIMSGMHAVEKIGLTVGEVDKLTGPIIGRAKSATFRTMDVVGLDTTVNVANGLYQGLPNDESREAFKLPKIVQELYDRKWWGDKTKQGYFKKTVDENGKKDILELNLKTFEYGPRTKGHFDVIGQVKDIENVKERLPILVNSDGKAGEFYRTTFYDMFKYCSLRIPEIADEIYRIDNAVAAGFAWEIGPFATWDVLGVKETAAKMEAAGMKPAEWVGEMIAAGHENFYKFENGKKMYYDIPSKSYKVISGTEGLIILDAFKQNNIVYQNPGCTLYDIGDGILNLEYHTKMNAMGAEIIEGINASISKAEESYRGLVIGNEGQNFSAGANLAMLFMYAGDQDYDEINMMIGHFQNTMMRARYSSIPVVVATSGMALGGGCELSLHSDHIQAHTETYMGLVEVGVGLIPGGGGTKEMTLRTSDAYKVGDPELNVLQENFMTIATAKVATSAHEARDLGFIRKSDDFTLNRARLLADAKNKAIELAEAGYTQPAQRTDIKVQGKSGLAMFEAGVAGMRYGNYISDHDMKIAKKISWVMNGGDLSAPTLVSEQYLLDLEREAFLSLTGEPKTLERIHSILFKGKPLRN, encoded by the coding sequence ATGAATAGAGCGATCAAAAAAGTAGCTATTCTTGGATCCGGTATTATGGGATCTAGAATTGCTTGTCATTTTGCAAACATCGGCGTACAAGTATTGTTATTGGATATTGTACCCCGAGAGTTGGACGAAGCGGAACAGGCCAAAGGCCTCACCCTCGAAGATAAAGTTGTCCGCAATAGAATTGTGAACACAGCTTTTCAAAATACACTTACAGCCAAACCTGCCGCACTTTATGATAAAAAAAGTGCTTCACTCGTAACGTTAGGGAATTTTGACGATGATATGTCAAAAATTTCAGAATACGATTGGATTATGGAAGTAGTAGTCGAAAAACTAGAAATTAAAAAACTAGTTTTCGAACAAGTCGAAAAATATAGAAAACAAGGAACACTCATCACATCCAATACTTCAGGTATTCCTATTCACTTTATGGCTGAAGGCCGAAGCGAAGATTTTAGAAAGCATTTTTGTGGGACGCACTTTTTCAACCCTCCAAGATATTTGAGATTGTTGGAAATTATTCCTACCAAGGAAACGGATCAAGAAGTGATAGACTTTTTGATGAACTATGGAGATCTGTTTTTAGGAAAAGAAACAGTCTTGTGTAAAGACACACCAGCATTTATAGCCAATCGAATAGGTATCTATGCAATCATGTCGGGTATGCACGCCGTAGAAAAAATCGGCCTCACCGTTGGTGAGGTAGACAAACTTACCGGTCCTATCATCGGACGAGCCAAATCGGCAACTTTCCGAACCATGGATGTGGTCGGACTAGATACTACTGTCAATGTAGCCAATGGTCTGTATCAAGGATTGCCAAATGATGAATCTAGAGAGGCATTCAAATTACCCAAAATAGTACAGGAACTTTACGACAGAAAATGGTGGGGAGATAAAACCAAGCAGGGTTATTTCAAAAAGACGGTCGATGAAAACGGCAAGAAGGATATCCTTGAACTCAATCTAAAAACCTTTGAATATGGCCCTCGAACCAAAGGACATTTTGATGTCATAGGTCAGGTCAAAGACATTGAAAATGTAAAAGAGCGATTACCGATTTTGGTAAACTCAGATGGTAAGGCAGGAGAATTTTATAGAACTACGTTCTATGATATGTTCAAATACTGTTCGCTCAGAATTCCAGAAATTGCAGATGAGATCTACCGCATAGACAATGCCGTAGCAGCAGGTTTTGCATGGGAGATTGGTCCGTTTGCTACCTGGGATGTACTCGGAGTAAAAGAGACAGCCGCCAAAATGGAAGCGGCAGGTATGAAACCAGCCGAGTGGGTAGGTGAAATGATCGCTGCAGGTCATGAGAATTTTTACAAATTCGAAAATGGCAAAAAGATGTACTACGACATTCCATCGAAATCATACAAAGTCATTTCAGGTACGGAAGGGCTTATCATTCTAGATGCGTTCAAACAAAATAACATTGTATATCAGAATCCTGGATGTACGCTTTACGACATTGGTGACGGTATTCTCAATTTGGAATACCATACCAAAATGAACGCTATGGGTGCCGAAATCATCGAAGGCATTAATGCCTCAATTTCGAAAGCCGAAGAAAGCTATAGGGGATTGGTCATCGGTAATGAAGGACAAAATTTTTCGGCAGGAGCCAATTTGGCCATGCTATTTATGTATGCTGGCGATCAGGATTACGACGAAATCAACATGATGATTGGTCATTTTCAAAATACGATGATGCGTGCCAGATATTCATCAATCCCAGTGGTAGTAGCTACTTCAGGTATGGCTCTAGGTGGTGGATGTGAATTGTCTTTACACTCTGATCATATTCAGGCACATACCGAAACTTATATGGGTTTGGTAGAAGTTGGTGTTGGTCTTATCCCTGGTGGTGGTGGTACCAAAGAAATGACATTGAGAACTTCAGATGCTTATAAAGTAGGAGATCCTGAACTCAATGTGTTGCAAGAAAACTTTATGACGATCGCTACAGCTAAAGTGGCTACTTCAGCACACGAAGCCAGAGATTTAGGTTTCATCAGAAAGTCAGATGATTTTACTTTGAATAGAGCAAGGCTTTTGGCTGACGCAAAAAATAAGGCCATCGAACTAGCGGAAGCAGGATATACACAACCAGCGCAGCGAACAGACATCAAAGTTCAGGGAAAATCTGGACTGGCGATGTTCGAAGCTGGTGTGGCTGGTATGAGATACGGAAATTATATTTCGGATCATGATATGAAAATCGCCAAGAAAATTTCTTGGGTAATGAACGGAGGAGACCTCTCCGCACCGACGTTAGTTTCAGAACAGTATCTTTTGGATTTAGAACGAGAAGCGTTCTTGAGTTTG
- a CDS encoding tetratricopeptide repeat protein, producing MKRLFYLCIIILPTLVAAQNSDQVQLANEYYINGETEKARDIYEKLSSNPQYIQQVHNNYFSILIAAADYKSAEKYLKKALKYYPTNVYYQIDEGILYQEMGQIDKADKIFIETIEKAKENKYLIRTAAQYFISKQLTTYALQAYQSARKNEKDKTSYALELANTYRLLNQRSEMIDEYLLFASLRPNNLTYVKNILQNLLQKEEDIQNFKDILIDKVQKHPNENIYPELLIWVSLQQNDFMSAYIQARAVDKKNKTFGNRVMQIGNIALENKAYDDAIEIYSYVSKAYPNTGNYIISRRQIIKAREEKVKNDFPVEIQAIRELTYDYKQLILDIGVNAQTIEAYRSKALLHAFYLDELDSAINILNEIIAAPRINPELKAKSKLNLGDIYLLTEDPWEATLLYSQVEKDNKDSPIGYEAKLKNAQLNYFQGNFELAKSHLDILKMATTREIANDAMSLSLLIQDNTVLDSSDFVMKEFASIELMLFQNKKDSALSAFSNMLKRYPGHTLTDEIYWKMAKINLELGNFENALLELQAILSGYPTDILGDDAMFLSAEIYEKHLYDYTKAMEIYQNFLITYPGSVYVAEARKRFRQLRGDHIN from the coding sequence ATGAAGAGACTTTTTTATCTATGTATAATAATACTTCCGACCCTAGTTGCGGCTCAAAATTCCGATCAGGTACAACTAGCTAATGAATATTATATCAATGGCGAAACAGAAAAAGCTCGAGATATTTATGAAAAGCTTTCTAGTAATCCACAATATATCCAACAGGTTCATAATAACTACTTCAGTATATTAATAGCTGCAGCTGATTATAAATCAGCTGAAAAGTATCTCAAAAAAGCACTGAAATATTATCCAACTAATGTTTATTATCAAATAGACGAAGGGATTCTTTATCAAGAAATGGGGCAAATCGATAAGGCCGATAAAATATTTATTGAAACTATAGAAAAAGCTAAAGAAAATAAATACCTCATACGAACAGCTGCCCAGTATTTTATTAGTAAGCAACTCACCACTTATGCACTACAGGCTTATCAATCGGCCAGAAAAAACGAAAAAGACAAAACCAGTTATGCTTTAGAACTAGCCAACACTTATCGTTTGCTCAATCAACGTTCAGAAATGATCGATGAATATTTGCTCTTTGCTAGTTTACGACCCAATAATCTCACCTATGTGAAAAACATTCTTCAAAACTTATTACAAAAAGAAGAAGACATTCAAAATTTCAAAGACATCCTTATAGATAAAGTTCAAAAGCACCCCAACGAAAATATTTATCCAGAACTACTTATCTGGGTCAGCCTTCAGCAAAATGATTTTATGAGTGCTTATATCCAAGCCCGGGCTGTGGATAAAAAGAACAAAACCTTTGGAAACCGTGTGATGCAAATCGGAAACATAGCACTGGAAAATAAAGCCTACGACGATGCCATAGAAATATATAGTTATGTATCCAAGGCATATCCAAATACTGGAAATTACATTATCTCCAGAAGACAAATCATAAAAGCTCGTGAAGAAAAAGTCAAAAACGATTTTCCAGTCGAGATTCAAGCCATTCGCGAACTTACCTATGACTACAAACAATTGATTTTAGATATCGGAGTAAACGCTCAAACCATAGAAGCCTATAGAAGCAAGGCACTCCTTCATGCATTTTATCTCGACGAACTTGATTCTGCTATCAACATCTTAAATGAAATAATCGCCGCTCCGCGGATCAATCCTGAATTAAAAGCGAAAAGTAAGCTCAATCTAGGTGACATTTATTTGCTTACAGAAGATCCTTGGGAAGCCACATTACTCTATTCACAAGTGGAAAAAGATAATAAAGACAGCCCGATTGGTTACGAAGCCAAACTCAAAAATGCCCAGCTCAATTATTTTCAAGGTAATTTCGAATTGGCCAAGAGTCACTTGGATATTTTGAAAATGGCAACCACACGTGAAATCGCCAATGATGCTATGTCATTGAGTTTGCTTATTCAAGACAATACCGTTTTGGATTCATCAGATTTTGTAATGAAAGAATTTGCTTCTATCGAACTTATGCTCTTCCAAAACAAAAAGGATAGCGCACTGAGTGCTTTTTCTAATATGTTAAAAAGATACCCAGGGCACACTCTTACCGATGAGATCTATTGGAAAATGGCCAAAATAAATCTGGAATTGGGAAATTTTGAAAATGCACTTTTAGAATTGCAAGCCATATTATCTGGATATCCTACGGATATTTTGGGGGACGATGCCATGTTCTTATCTGCCGAGATTTATGAAAAGCATTTATATGATTACACCAAGGCGATGGAGATTTACCAAAATTTTCTTATTACATATCCTGGCAGTGTCTATGTAGCAGAGGCCAGAAAACGCTTTCGCCAATTGCGAGGTGATCATATCAATTGA
- the mnmG gene encoding tRNA uridine-5-carboxymethylaminomethyl(34) synthesis enzyme MnmG — translation MFPQYDVIVVGAGHAGCEAAAAAANMGSKVMLVTMNMNTIAQMSCNPAMGGVAKGQIVREIDALGGYSGIISDKSMIQFRMLNKSKGPAMWSPRTQNDRMRFAEEWRLALEKTPNVDFWQEMVSGLVIKNNRVVGVKTSMGIEIMGKSVVLTNGTFLNGIIHIGEKRFGGGRTGEKAATGITEQLVELGFEAGRMKTGTPPRVDGRSLNWKVMEEQPGDEIPGKFSFTDTKPLANQRPCHITYTNADVHEILKTGFEKSPMFTGRIKGLGPRYCPSIEDKINRFAERERHQIFVEPEGWDTVEIYVNGFSTSLPEDVQYKAITKIPGFENVKMFRPGYAIEYDYFPPTQLESTLETKLIDNLYFAGQINGTTGYEEAASQGLMAGINAHNKVHEKDPFILGRSEAYIGVLIDDLINKGTDEPYRMFTSRAEFRILLRQDNADVRLTAIGHELGLASQDRLDKVNQKIDETNHLIKQLGKIKVKPEEINGKLSEINSATIKEKTPLINFLRRPELDIQEIVTFHSDAIKITKDLSPEILEQASILVKYETYIEKEKSLADQMGNLDNKKIPDDFNYRGIPALSAEAKEKLSNIKPTNLGQASRISGVNPADISVLMVYMAR, via the coding sequence ATGTTTCCACAATATGATGTAATAGTAGTAGGCGCAGGACATGCTGGTTGCGAAGCAGCAGCAGCAGCAGCCAACATGGGATCCAAAGTAATGCTTGTTACCATGAATATGAACACCATAGCACAAATGTCGTGCAACCCTGCCATGGGAGGTGTAGCCAAAGGACAGATCGTTCGAGAAATAGATGCACTTGGAGGATACTCAGGAATCATCTCCGATAAATCAATGATCCAATTTCGAATGCTCAACAAGTCTAAAGGTCCAGCTATGTGGAGTCCAAGGACGCAAAACGACAGAATGAGATTTGCGGAAGAATGGCGACTCGCACTAGAAAAAACACCTAATGTAGATTTCTGGCAAGAAATGGTCTCGGGATTAGTGATCAAAAACAACAGGGTAGTAGGTGTGAAGACTAGTATGGGTATCGAAATCATGGGTAAATCTGTAGTACTCACTAATGGTACTTTTCTCAATGGCATTATTCATATTGGAGAAAAACGATTTGGTGGCGGTAGAACAGGAGAAAAAGCAGCCACAGGAATAACCGAACAACTTGTTGAACTTGGATTCGAAGCCGGACGAATGAAGACAGGTACTCCACCAAGAGTAGATGGAAGGTCACTCAATTGGAAGGTAATGGAAGAACAACCTGGTGACGAAATACCTGGTAAATTTTCATTTACAGATACCAAACCCTTGGCCAATCAAAGACCTTGTCACATCACTTACACCAATGCTGATGTACATGAGATATTGAAAACAGGATTCGAAAAGTCACCTATGTTTACTGGTCGGATCAAAGGACTAGGGCCAAGATACTGTCCATCTATAGAAGATAAAATCAATCGATTTGCAGAACGCGAAAGACATCAAATATTTGTAGAGCCAGAAGGCTGGGATACTGTAGAAATATATGTTAACGGATTTTCAACCAGCCTACCCGAAGACGTACAATATAAAGCCATCACTAAAATACCAGGATTTGAAAATGTGAAAATGTTTAGACCTGGATATGCCATTGAGTACGATTACTTTCCTCCTACACAATTAGAATCTACTTTAGAAACTAAATTGATCGACAATCTATACTTCGCAGGACAGATCAATGGCACGACTGGTTATGAAGAAGCCGCTAGTCAGGGTCTTATGGCAGGTATCAATGCGCACAATAAAGTCCATGAAAAAGATCCTTTTATACTCGGAAGATCAGAAGCCTACATCGGCGTATTAATCGATGACCTAATTAACAAAGGAACTGACGAACCTTATCGCATGTTTACTTCGCGTGCAGAGTTTAGAATCCTACTCAGACAAGACAATGCCGACGTACGACTTACAGCAATAGGACATGAGCTGGGACTGGCCTCACAGGATCGATTAGATAAAGTGAATCAAAAAATAGATGAGACCAATCATCTCATCAAACAGCTCGGAAAGATCAAGGTAAAACCAGAAGAAATCAATGGTAAACTATCTGAAATAAATTCAGCAACAATCAAAGAAAAAACACCACTGATTAACTTCTTGCGTAGACCAGAATTAGATATTCAAGAAATTGTAACCTTTCATTCAGATGCGATCAAAATCACAAAAGATCTATCCCCTGAAATATTAGAACAGGCATCCATTTTAGTAAAGTATGAAACCTATATTGAAAAAGAAAAAAGTCTAGCTGATCAGATGGGCAACCTAGACAACAAGAAGATTCCAGACGATTTCAACTATCGAGGAATTCCAGCACTGTCTGCAGAAGCCAAAGAAAAACTCTCTAATATTAAACCAACTAATCTAGGACAAGCCTCCCGAATCAGTGGAGTCAATCCAGCAGATATTTCAGTATTGATGGTCTATATGGCTAGATAA
- a CDS encoding class I SAM-dependent methyltransferase — MKCSNCGLLLTSPRPNKSSIGSYYQSEDYISHTNQANNLINKVYKLARNYTLRKKFKLINRLAPKKSILDYGCGTGHLLNYVQQHKDWKTIGVEPDEMARTIAIRDHHLNVVGSLEDLPEKKFGVITLWHVLEHVHDLNETIQSLRKHLSKKGRLVIAVPNHESLDQQIYKQYWAAYDVPRHLYHFNQLTIKELMKYNQFKLEEVLPMTLDAYYVSMLSEKHKFGKINYIKSIINGWKSNTWAKNNNNNYSSLIYIFKKA; from the coding sequence ATGAAATGTAGCAATTGTGGCTTGCTCCTGACATCACCCCGACCAAACAAATCTTCTATTGGATCATACTATCAGTCCGAAGATTATATATCACATACCAACCAAGCTAATAACCTGATCAATAAAGTATATAAGCTAGCACGCAATTATACACTTAGAAAAAAATTCAAATTGATCAATAGATTAGCACCTAAAAAATCTATACTAGATTATGGCTGTGGTACAGGTCATTTATTAAACTATGTACAACAGCATAAAGACTGGAAAACAATAGGAGTAGAGCCCGATGAAATGGCCAGGACAATAGCCATAAGAGATCATCATCTAAATGTAGTAGGATCATTAGAAGACCTACCCGAAAAGAAATTTGGAGTTATCACACTCTGGCATGTTTTAGAACATGTACATGATCTCAATGAAACCATTCAAAGCCTCAGAAAACATTTATCTAAGAAAGGTAGATTAGTTATAGCTGTTCCCAATCACGAATCTCTAGATCAACAAATCTACAAACAGTACTGGGCAGCCTACGACGTACCAAGACATTTATATCACTTCAATCAACTGACTATCAAAGAACTGATGAAATATAACCAGTTCAAGCTAGAAGAAGTCTTGCCAATGACATTAGATGCATACTATGTAAGTATGCTCAGTGAAAAACATAAATTTGGAAAGATAAATTACATAAAATCAATAATAAACGGCTGGAAATCAAATACTTGGGCTAAAAACAACAATAATAATTATTCTAGTCTTATATATATATTCAAAAAAGCATGA
- a CDS encoding ATP-binding protein translates to MDAIKIQIPSLSENIRIIESFIDNAKEQYNFTDDIYGNIMIAVTESVNNAIVHGNQSDKSKNVHLSLSLEEHQVKFIIEDEGNGFNYDDLPDPTAPENLEKPGGRGIFLMKNLCDEVSFAENGKRVELSFYLS, encoded by the coding sequence ATGGACGCCATTAAAATTCAGATTCCGTCGCTTTCAGAAAACATACGGATCATAGAAAGCTTCATAGACAATGCCAAAGAACAGTACAATTTCACTGACGACATATATGGCAATATCATGATCGCCGTGACCGAGTCTGTCAACAACGCCATTGTACACGGCAATCAATCAGACAAATCTAAGAACGTACATTTGTCATTGAGCCTCGAAGAACATCAGGTCAAATTCATCATTGAAGACGAAGGAAATGGGTTCAATTATGATGATTTGCCAGATCCTACTGCACCAGAAAATCTAGAGAAACCAGGGGGTAGAGGAATCTTCCTAATGAAAAACCTCTGTGATGAAGTGTCATTTGCAGAAAATGGAAAAAGAGTAGAACTAAGCTTTTACTTATCCTAA
- a CDS encoding Ig-like domain-containing protein: MKSLFPIFLILLSVYIYSCANQGTPTGGPRDTIPPLLIESTPANKSINFKGQEFKYVFNERVNADKLKSQLLITPHIENKFNLKVKKNELTITFDEKFMDSTTYTLNFSDGVVDVTEKNPAINLSFAFSTGHYIDSIYVNGKITNLYNNENQKDFVVGLYQITDSIDLLKDKPRYFTKTNEQGQFLIENIKNGFYKILTFKDENKNLIFNPDKEAHGFLADSLDLTTSQDSVRIHTQLINASEFKFVRAKLTGRYFDTQYNKSIINYQISKLDSLNELPIPPNNKIKGNQIIRFYPRETFEYDVDSLGILLSTTDSMFNQRIDTTYIKFTETSRKPEKFSASFKPTNGAYIDPLIQYNYTFDKPIETFYKDSILIHYDTLQTQVIADSTILWNQNRTELRFETLIDKDYLTTEIDTLLKIYGDTTLTDSISQAKYAYFTQVNPQAISLTFPKGTFISIEGDSTEAVKHKYQFKTLDQLGSVSGFINTDYKSFTLQLVNSKYDIISEVKDSKTFEFPYVKPGKYTFRVMIDNNEDGQWSYGNILKNETPEDVYFYTEIFDVRANWELENIEISF, translated from the coding sequence ATGAAGTCTCTATTCCCCATATTCCTAATTCTACTTTCTGTATATATATACTCATGTGCCAACCAAGGTACACCTACTGGAGGTCCTCGTGATACCATTCCACCACTACTTATCGAATCCACTCCTGCCAACAAATCTATCAATTTCAAAGGCCAAGAATTCAAATACGTATTTAATGAAAGAGTAAATGCTGACAAGCTTAAAAGTCAATTGCTCATCACACCACACATCGAAAATAAGTTTAATCTCAAAGTCAAAAAAAACGAATTGACTATTACTTTCGATGAGAAGTTTATGGACAGTACTACTTACACACTCAACTTCTCAGATGGCGTAGTAGATGTCACTGAAAAGAACCCTGCTATCAATCTAAGCTTTGCTTTTTCTACAGGTCATTACATAGATTCCATTTATGTCAATGGAAAAATCACTAATCTGTATAACAATGAAAATCAAAAAGACTTTGTAGTAGGTTTATATCAGATCACAGATTCCATAGACTTACTCAAAGACAAACCCAGATACTTTACAAAAACCAATGAGCAAGGACAATTCTTAATCGAAAACATTAAGAATGGATTCTATAAAATTTTAACATTCAAAGACGAAAACAAAAATCTGATATTCAATCCAGATAAAGAAGCACATGGTTTCCTAGCAGATTCATTGGATCTTACCACATCACAAGATTCTGTAAGAATACACACGCAACTCATCAATGCTTCAGAATTCAAATTTGTAAGAGCAAAATTGACAGGTAGATATTTTGATACGCAATACAACAAATCGATCATAAATTATCAAATATCAAAACTAGATTCACTCAACGAACTACCTATTCCACCCAACAACAAAATAAAAGGAAACCAGATCATCAGATTTTATCCACGTGAAACATTCGAATACGATGTAGACAGCCTTGGTATATTACTTAGCACCACCGACAGTATGTTCAACCAACGAATTGATACAACCTATATCAAATTCACAGAAACCTCTAGAAAACCTGAAAAGTTCTCAGCCAGTTTCAAACCTACAAACGGAGCCTATATAGATCCATTGATCCAATATAACTATACCTTCGATAAACCTATAGAAACCTTCTACAAGGATAGTATACTGATCCACTATGACACATTACAAACACAAGTCATAGCAGATAGTACCATACTCTGGAATCAAAACAGAACAGAACTTAGATTCGAAACTCTCATAGACAAAGACTACCTCACAACTGAAATAGATACGCTTCTCAAAATATATGGGGACACTACACTTACAGACTCCATATCACAAGCTAAATATGCCTATTTCACACAAGTCAATCCTCAAGCCATTTCACTCACTTTTCCAAAAGGAACCTTCATCAGTATAGAAGGAGATAGTACAGAAGCAGTCAAGCATAAGTATCAATTCAAAACACTAGACCAATTAGGATCTGTAAGTGGATTTATCAACACAGATTATAAATCATTCACCTTACAACTAGTAAATAGCAAATATGATATCATATCCGAAGTAAAAGATTCAAAAACCTTTGAATTCCCTTATGTGAAGCCAGGAAAATACACCTTCAGAGTAATGATAGACAACAATGAAGATGGCCAATGGTCTTATGGAAACATACTCAAAAATGAAACACCAGAAGACGTTTATTTCTACACAGAAATATTTGACGTACGAGCTAACTGGGAACTGGAAAACATCGAGATTTCATTCTAA
- the ybeY gene encoding rRNA maturation RNase YbeY, giving the protein MNQINFFSEDTDFELSHKEIISSWIIHTITTENHELSELNYIFCSDEYLLQINVDYLQHDYYTDVITFDNSEEESVIEGDIFISIDRISDYAQDQGIAFETELRRVIIHGVLHLVGYNDKTDDEQEEMTEKENAYLSLPQFQI; this is encoded by the coding sequence ATGAATCAAATCAATTTCTTTAGTGAAGATACAGACTTTGAGCTCTCTCATAAGGAAATCATTTCTTCTTGGATCATCCACACCATCACTACAGAAAATCACGAGCTTTCAGAACTCAATTATATTTTCTGCTCTGATGAGTATTTACTCCAAATCAACGTGGATTACCTACAACATGATTACTACACTGATGTCATTACATTCGATAACTCCGAAGAAGAAAGCGTGATAGAAGGCGACATTTTTATCAGTATAGATAGAATATCAGATTATGCACAAGACCAAGGTATAGCTTTCGAGACCGAACTTCGAAGAGTAATCATTCACGGAGTACTACACCTTGTAGGATACAATGACAAGACCGATGACGAACAAGAGGAGATGACAGAAAAAGAGAATGCTTATTTATCTTTGCCTCAATTTCAGATTTAA